From one Lysinibacillus sp. G4S2 genomic stretch:
- a CDS encoding sigma-70 family RNA polymerase sigma factor yields MEKQQRDAQLREAMDLYGNYLLRLAYTYVKSKEKAEDIVQEVFIRYYIQMEQFEGRSSVKTYLYRMVVNECHNYFKSWAYRKTELTSFFKKRDTSISAESEILKKEEIDVIADTITTLETKYREVLWLYYYDELSVNDIALVLQCSVNTVKTRLARGRKRVGIQLEKEGFYNGNEFT; encoded by the coding sequence TTGGAAAAACAACAAAGAGATGCACAGCTACGTGAAGCTATGGATTTATACGGTAATTACTTACTACGACTAGCTTATACATATGTAAAAAGTAAAGAGAAAGCAGAGGATATTGTGCAAGAAGTGTTTATTCGATATTACATTCAAATGGAGCAATTTGAAGGGCGTTCTAGTGTAAAAACATACTTATATCGTATGGTCGTGAACGAATGTCATAATTACTTTAAAAGTTGGGCGTATAGAAAAACTGAATTGACAAGTTTTTTTAAAAAGCGTGATACCTCAATTTCAGCGGAATCAGAAATTTTAAAGAAAGAAGAGATAGATGTTATTGCTGACACTATTACTACATTAGAAACAAAATATCGAGAAGTACTTTGGCTTTATTATTATGATGAACTTTCGGTGAACGACATTGCATTAGTTTTACAATGTTCCGTTAACACAGTGAAGACAAGGCTAGCAAGGGGGAGAAAACGGGTAGGCATTCAATTGGAAAAGGAGGGGTTTTATAATGGAAACGAATTTACATGA
- the parC gene encoding DNA topoisomerase IV subunit A yields the protein MSSTEKFQDLPLEEVMGDRFGRYSKYIIQDRALPDARDGLKPVQRRILYAMFTEGNTNDKPFRKSAKTVGNVIGNYHPHGDSSVYEAMVRMSQDWKARHMLIEMHGNNGSVDGDPPAAMRYTEARLSAIAAEMLRDIGKKTVEFVPNFDDQDMEPTVLPARFPNLLVNGSTGISAGYATDIPPHALDEVLDGVLMRLDNPNTSVDELMTVIKGPDFPTGGIIQGVDGIKKAYETGRGKIIVRAQAVVEPIKGGKEQIVITELPYDVNKANLVKKIDEQRVDKRLEGIAEIRDESDRTGLRVVIELKKDVPGQGILQYLFKTTDLQVAYNFNMIAIHNRRPTMMTLPLLLDSYIAHQKEVVTNRSIYDLQKAKDRSHIVEGLIKALSILDEVIATIRSSNDKRDAKTNLQVKFDFTEVQSEAIVSLQLYRLTNTDITELRNEQDELNKLIAKLEGILNSEAKLIRVIKQELLDIKKRFAEPRRSKIEQEIEEIKITLDVLVPSEEVVVTVTKDGYIKRTSTRSHAASNGQDFAMKDSDYLLYEANLNTQHHLLLFTNRGNYIYQPVHELPDIRWKDLGQHISSIVPTGEDESIIAVYGFETFEQANTYVLTATKDGQIKRSPLADYAVTRYSKPIKTMNVKTGDEMIFVDFVSDEVELLLTTDTAYSIRFPIEELPVTGVKTGGVKGITLKEGEALVGVNVLQPNDTEYVVIVTQRGAVKKMNVAEVEMTSRAKRGLKVLTELKANPHRIVAVVKATDEEQLIIETEKGGQEILDVQALTRADRHSNGSFKVDIATDGAISHVLTSKKEEK from the coding sequence ATGAGTAGTACAGAAAAGTTTCAAGATTTACCTTTAGAAGAAGTAATGGGTGACCGCTTTGGTCGCTATAGTAAATATATTATTCAAGACCGCGCGTTGCCTGATGCACGTGACGGTCTTAAGCCTGTGCAACGTCGTATTTTATATGCAATGTTTACAGAGGGCAATACGAACGATAAACCATTCCGTAAATCAGCAAAAACAGTCGGTAATGTTATTGGTAACTATCATCCACACGGTGACAGCTCCGTATATGAAGCAATGGTGCGTATGAGTCAGGATTGGAAGGCGCGTCATATGCTCATTGAAATGCATGGTAATAACGGCTCTGTTGATGGTGACCCTCCGGCAGCGATGCGTTATACAGAGGCAAGACTTTCTGCTATTGCAGCGGAGATGCTACGTGATATTGGCAAGAAGACCGTTGAATTTGTGCCAAACTTTGATGATCAGGATATGGAGCCAACTGTTTTACCAGCTCGTTTCCCGAATTTACTAGTTAACGGCTCAACGGGGATTTCAGCCGGTTATGCGACAGACATCCCTCCTCATGCATTAGATGAGGTGCTAGACGGGGTTCTAATGCGTTTAGATAACCCAAATACCTCGGTTGATGAATTAATGACGGTGATTAAAGGACCTGATTTCCCAACTGGTGGTATTATTCAAGGTGTCGATGGCATTAAAAAGGCATATGAAACTGGCCGCGGTAAAATAATTGTGCGCGCTCAAGCAGTCGTGGAGCCAATTAAAGGTGGCAAAGAGCAAATCGTTATTACGGAATTACCGTATGATGTCAATAAAGCAAATCTTGTGAAGAAAATCGATGAGCAGCGCGTGGATAAACGACTTGAAGGAATTGCAGAAATTCGCGATGAATCAGATCGTACAGGCCTACGCGTTGTCATTGAGCTGAAAAAAGATGTTCCAGGACAAGGGATTTTACAATACTTGTTCAAAACAACTGATTTACAAGTAGCCTATAATTTTAATATGATCGCAATTCATAATCGTCGACCGACAATGATGACATTGCCATTGTTACTGGATTCTTATATTGCCCATCAAAAGGAAGTTGTGACGAACCGCTCTATTTATGATTTGCAAAAGGCTAAAGATCGTTCGCATATCGTTGAAGGTTTGATTAAGGCACTGTCCATTTTAGATGAAGTCATTGCAACAATTCGTTCCTCAAATGATAAACGAGATGCGAAAACGAATTTACAGGTGAAGTTCGACTTTACAGAAGTGCAATCAGAGGCAATCGTGAGCTTGCAATTATACCGTTTAACAAATACAGATATAACGGAGCTTCGCAATGAACAGGATGAATTAAATAAACTTATTGCCAAGCTTGAAGGTATTCTTAATAGTGAAGCTAAGCTTATACGCGTTATTAAACAAGAATTACTTGATATTAAAAAGCGTTTTGCAGAACCACGTCGTTCAAAAATTGAACAAGAAATTGAAGAAATTAAAATTACTTTAGATGTTCTTGTCCCAAGTGAAGAGGTCGTAGTGACTGTCACAAAGGATGGCTATATTAAGCGTACATCTACACGTTCACATGCCGCCTCGAACGGTCAGGATTTTGCGATGAAGGATTCCGATTATTTATTGTATGAAGCAAATTTAAATACACAGCATCATCTACTGCTGTTCACAAATCGAGGTAATTACATTTATCAGCCTGTCCATGAGCTACCAGATATACGTTGGAAGGATCTTGGTCAGCATATTTCAAGTATTGTGCCGACTGGAGAAGATGAATCCATTATTGCTGTATACGGATTTGAGACATTTGAACAGGCCAATACGTATGTCTTAACGGCAACGAAAGATGGACAAATTAAACGTTCACCTTTAGCAGATTATGCGGTAACTCGTTATTCAAAGCCAATTAAAACGATGAATGTTAAAACAGGCGATGAAATGATTTTTGTAGATTTCGTGTCAGACGAGGTGGAATTATTATTAACGACTGATACAGCCTATTCAATCCGCTTCCCAATTGAGGAATTACCAGTAACAGGCGTAAAAACAGGTGGCGTCAAAGGGATTACACTGAAAGAGGGAGAAGCGTTAGTCGGTGTCAATGTATTACAGCCAAATGACACTGAATACGTTGTGATTGTGACACAACGTGGTGCTGTGAAGAAAATGAATGTAGCTGAGGTAGAAATGACAAGTCGTGCTAAACGCGGCTTAAAAGTGTTAACAGAGTTAAAAGCGAACCCACATCGTATCGTGGCTGTAGTGAAGGCTACTGATGAGGAACAGCTAATCATCGAAACCGAAAAAGGTGGGCAAGAAATCCTCGATGTACAAGCATTGACTCGAGCAGACCGCCATTCAAACGGCTCCTTTAAAGTAGATATCGCGACAGACGGTGCCATTTCACACGTATTAACATCCAAAAAAGAAGAAAAATAA
- the parE gene encoding DNA topoisomerase IV subunit B, with amino-acid sequence MANKQSPSVYNDDAIQVLEGLEAVRKRPGMYIGSTDGRGLHHLVYEIVDNAVDEALAGFGSHIIVTIHKDQSISVRDFGRGMPTGMHKMGKPTPEIIFTVLHAGGKFGQGGYKTSGGLHGVGSSVVNALSTFLEVTIHRDGNKYRQRFENGGHPVTTLEQIGKTKQTGTLVHFLPDDTIFSVTKYNYDTLAERLRESAFLLKGLKIELIDEREEGKGDVFFYENGIEAFVAYLNEEKDVLHPVKYVEGIQDEIEVEFVFQYNDGYSETILSFVNNVRTRDGGTHETGAKAALTRVFNEYARKIGLLKDKDKNLEGTDIREGLAAIVSVRIPEHLLQFEGQTKGKLGTSEARSAVDSVVSEQILYVLEENAELSASLVRKAIRAQQVREAARKAREDARNGKKSKKGSTILSGKLTPAQSRNAAKNELYLVEGDSAGGSAKQGRDRTFQAILPLRGKVINTEKAKLQDIMKNEEISTIIHAIGAGVGTDFSVEDSSYDKVVIMTDADTDGAHIQVLLLTFFYRYMRPLIEAGKVFIALPPLYKISRGTGKKEVIEYAWTENDLQAAIKKVGKGYILQRYKGLGEMNADQLWDTTMNPETRTLIRVTIEDGARAERRVTTLMGDKVEPRRKWIEANVDFGMEDDSNILDNEFIQQEEDQA; translated from the coding sequence TTGGCGAATAAACAGTCACCAAGCGTCTATAATGATGACGCCATTCAAGTATTAGAAGGATTAGAAGCGGTACGGAAACGACCCGGCATGTATATCGGTTCTACAGATGGCCGTGGACTTCATCACCTAGTTTATGAAATCGTAGATAATGCGGTGGATGAAGCACTGGCTGGCTTTGGTTCTCATATCATTGTCACTATTCATAAAGATCAAAGTATCAGCGTTCGAGACTTCGGCCGTGGAATGCCTACAGGGATGCATAAGATGGGTAAACCAACTCCTGAAATTATCTTTACGGTCTTACATGCTGGTGGTAAATTCGGACAAGGCGGCTATAAAACGAGCGGTGGCTTACATGGTGTAGGTTCTTCAGTTGTAAATGCTTTATCAACTTTTTTAGAAGTAACGATTCACCGCGACGGCAATAAGTATCGACAACGTTTTGAAAACGGTGGTCATCCAGTTACAACGCTTGAACAAATTGGAAAAACGAAACAAACAGGAACACTTGTCCATTTTCTACCAGATGACACGATTTTCTCTGTAACAAAATACAATTATGATACGCTTGCAGAACGTTTACGTGAGTCAGCATTTTTATTAAAAGGCTTAAAAATTGAGTTAATCGATGAACGCGAGGAAGGCAAAGGTGATGTTTTCTTTTACGAGAACGGCATTGAAGCTTTCGTTGCGTATTTGAATGAAGAAAAAGATGTACTTCATCCTGTAAAGTATGTGGAAGGGATTCAAGACGAAATTGAAGTAGAATTCGTCTTCCAGTACAACGACGGCTATTCAGAAACAATTCTTTCATTCGTTAACAATGTACGTACGCGCGATGGTGGAACACATGAAACAGGCGCCAAAGCAGCGTTAACACGTGTTTTCAATGAATATGCACGAAAAATTGGTCTGTTAAAAGATAAAGATAAAAATTTAGAAGGAACAGACATTCGAGAAGGCTTAGCGGCGATTGTTTCTGTTCGTATTCCAGAGCATTTACTACAATTCGAAGGCCAAACGAAGGGTAAGCTCGGGACGAGTGAGGCTCGTTCGGCGGTAGATAGTGTTGTTTCGGAGCAAATTTTATATGTGCTGGAGGAAAATGCTGAATTGTCTGCATCTCTTGTGCGTAAAGCTATTCGTGCGCAGCAAGTGCGTGAAGCGGCTCGTAAAGCTCGTGAAGATGCTCGAAACGGCAAGAAAAGCAAAAAAGGCAGTACGATTCTTTCTGGAAAACTAACACCAGCACAATCTCGAAATGCTGCGAAAAACGAGCTGTATTTAGTCGAAGGTGATTCTGCAGGAGGCTCTGCTAAACAAGGGCGAGATCGTACGTTCCAAGCGATTTTACCATTGCGTGGTAAAGTTATTAATACGGAAAAGGCAAAGCTTCAGGACATTATGAAAAATGAAGAGATTTCAACGATCATTCATGCCATTGGTGCAGGCGTTGGAACAGATTTCTCTGTCGAGGATTCTTCCTATGATAAAGTCGTTATTATGACCGATGCGGATACTGACGGAGCGCATATTCAAGTGTTGCTACTAACGTTCTTCTATCGTTATATGCGACCATTAATTGAAGCAGGAAAGGTATTTATCGCATTACCACCACTTTATAAAATATCTAGAGGCACAGGTAAAAAAGAAGTCATTGAATATGCTTGGACCGAAAATGATTTACAAGCGGCCATTAAAAAAGTTGGAAAGGGTTACATATTACAGCGTTATAAAGGTCTTGGTGAGATGAATGCTGACCAGCTGTGGGATACGACGATGAACCCAGAAACGCGTACATTAATTCGTGTAACGATTGAGGATGGTGCACGTGCTGAAAGACGTGTCACAACATTAATGGGCGATAAAGTAGAGCCGCGTCGTAAATGGATCGAAGCGAATGTAGACTTCGGTATGGAGGATGATTCGAATATTTTAGATAATGAATTCATCCAACAAGAGGAGGACCAAGCATGA
- the plsY gene encoding glycerol-3-phosphate 1-O-acyltransferase PlsY: MLNGLIILCAYLIGSIPSGLWIGKIFYKTDIREHGSGNLGATNTFRILGKKAGIVVTVMDVLKGTAAVLLVALPVFSDVSIHALILGLVAVVGHMFPIFASFRGGKAVATSAGVLLGYTWPLFVLLFITFFVTLKLTKIVSLTSMIAALVALIYSIVYYFVTGDIALGFLVACLFSFIIYRHRANIGRIKNGTEPKVKWL; encoded by the coding sequence ATGTTAAATGGACTTATTATTTTATGTGCTTATCTAATCGGCTCTATACCTTCAGGATTATGGATAGGCAAAATTTTTTATAAAACAGATATTCGTGAACATGGTAGCGGGAATTTAGGGGCGACGAATACATTCCGTATTTTAGGGAAAAAAGCAGGAATAGTTGTTACAGTTATGGATGTTTTAAAAGGTACAGCAGCAGTATTACTCGTTGCACTGCCAGTATTTTCGGATGTATCAATTCACGCATTAATCCTTGGACTTGTAGCGGTTGTTGGTCATATGTTCCCTATCTTTGCGAGTTTCCGCGGTGGAAAAGCTGTGGCAACATCAGCAGGAGTCCTCTTAGGATATACATGGCCCCTATTTGTCTTACTATTTATTACTTTTTTCGTTACATTAAAACTAACGAAAATTGTCAGCTTAACTTCTATGATTGCCGCTTTAGTAGCACTAATTTATTCAATCGTTTATTATTTTGTTACAGGTGATATTGCGTTAGGTTTTTTAGTAGCATGTTTATTTAGCTTTATCATTTATCGTCACCGAGCGAATATTGGCCGCATTAAAAATGGGACCGAACCAAAGGTGAAATGGCTGTAG
- a CDS encoding HesB/YadR/YfhF family protein, which translates to MNILLTDEALQWFKREMEVETGDTIRFYARYGGSSPFHEGFSLGMTREEPIEIGVKTVIDGITYYIDEKDLWFFNDHNLHVDIDATIDELKYDYRK; encoded by the coding sequence TTGAATATTTTACTAACAGATGAAGCCCTGCAATGGTTTAAACGAGAGATGGAAGTAGAAACAGGAGATACGATTCGTTTTTATGCAAGATATGGTGGTTCCAGTCCTTTTCACGAAGGCTTTTCTCTTGGTATGACACGTGAAGAACCAATCGAAATCGGTGTAAAGACCGTAATAGATGGTATCACCTACTACATCGATGAAAAAGATTTATGGTTTTTCAATGATCACAATTTACATGTAGATATTGATGCTACAATAGACGAATTAAAGTATGATTATCGTAAATAA
- a CDS encoding spore germination protein: MSISKATNTSQSTSNNDLLSSSLSQNMKVIKNTLGNSNDIIIREITLGTAEKNTQTSEIMIGKAEQHAMVIINIDGLSDKTIISDSVIDKLMQEVEEAQDTDVETIKEYVKESCLTVGDVNEILNFTTLYDSILNGDTVILLDGVTTGIATSTKSAKDRAITEPSTESVIRGPRESFTETLRTNTALIRRKIKSPNLWIKSRVIGEVTKTDVAVMYLNGIANDKIVAEVLSRLDRINIDGILEGGYIEDFIQDSKFSIFPTVYNTERPDVIAGELLDGKVAILVDGTPFVLAVPALFTTFLQSAEDYYQNWFISSLVRILRFFGVGLALMAPSLYVAITTFHQEMLPTPMLISIASQREGVPFPAVVEALMMEIAFEILREAGLRMPRTIGPAVSIVGTLVIGQAAVEAGIVSAVMVIIVALTAICSFLFPAYGLSNTIRLLRFPLMILAAMLGLFGVMFGMMIIIIHLCSIRTFGVPYLSPFGPLILKDQKDALVLFPRRALLTRPRLISQKNNVRGHKYFSVKKRN, from the coding sequence ATGTCAATTTCTAAAGCAACGAATACCTCCCAATCAACTTCAAACAATGACCTACTGTCTAGCTCACTTTCTCAAAATATGAAGGTGATTAAAAATACACTGGGGAATAGTAATGACATTATTATACGAGAAATTACGCTTGGTACAGCTGAAAAAAATACACAAACAAGTGAAATTATGATTGGTAAAGCTGAACAACATGCAATGGTCATTATCAATATTGATGGTTTATCCGATAAAACAATCATTTCTGATTCTGTGATTGATAAGCTGATGCAAGAAGTTGAAGAAGCTCAAGACACAGACGTAGAGACCATAAAAGAGTATGTAAAAGAATCTTGTTTAACAGTCGGCGATGTCAATGAAATTTTGAATTTCACAACACTGTACGATTCTATTTTGAATGGAGATACCGTCATCTTATTAGATGGTGTTACAACTGGCATAGCCACTAGTACAAAAAGTGCAAAAGATAGAGCTATTACTGAACCATCAACAGAATCCGTTATTAGAGGTCCACGCGAGTCCTTTACAGAAACTTTACGTACTAACACGGCTCTTATCCGTCGAAAAATTAAAAGTCCAAATCTCTGGATAAAGTCCCGTGTTATCGGAGAGGTCACTAAAACGGATGTTGCTGTTATGTATTTAAACGGCATTGCCAATGACAAAATCGTGGCCGAGGTTCTTTCTCGATTAGATCGCATTAATATAGACGGAATTTTGGAAGGTGGCTATATCGAAGATTTTATTCAAGATTCTAAATTCTCTATATTCCCAACTGTCTATAATACTGAACGACCCGATGTCATTGCGGGAGAATTATTAGATGGTAAAGTTGCTATTTTAGTGGACGGTACACCATTTGTCTTAGCTGTACCTGCACTTTTTACAACCTTTTTACAATCTGCTGAAGATTACTATCAAAATTGGTTCATTAGTTCTTTAGTGCGCATATTAAGATTTTTTGGTGTTGGCCTTGCGTTAATGGCACCTTCTCTCTATGTGGCCATCACAACTTTCCATCAAGAAATGCTACCAACACCGATGCTCATCAGTATTGCGTCTCAACGAGAAGGAGTCCCCTTCCCCGCAGTTGTCGAAGCACTCATGATGGAGATTGCCTTTGAGATATTACGAGAAGCGGGTCTTCGAATGCCAAGAACTATTGGACCAGCAGTATCTATTGTAGGAACTTTAGTCATCGGTCAAGCCGCTGTAGAAGCAGGGATTGTATCAGCTGTAATGGTCATTATTGTAGCACTAACAGCTATTTGTAGTTTCTTGTTCCCCGCTTACGGCTTATCTAATACCATTCGTCTTTTACGTTTCCCATTAATGATATTAGCAGCGATGTTAGGCTTATTCGGAGTGATGTTTGGTATGATGATCATCATTATTCACTTATGTAGCATACGAACTTTTGGTGTTCCTTATTTAAGTCCATTTGGGCCATTAATCTTAAAGGATCAAAAAGATGCCTTAGTCTTGTTTCCTCGCAGAGCTCTATTGACTCGACCGCGTTTAATTAGTCAAAAAAACAATGTAAGAGGGCATAAATATTTTAGTGTTAAAAAAAGGAATTAA
- a CDS encoding Ger(x)C family spore germination protein has product MSKFKTICLLLIVSLFLSGCWSKRELNELAIVSALGIDKVDDEFDVTVQIVVPGEISSKAPTSGRSPVITHHAKGKTIFEAIRKMTTLSTRKIYFAHTQVVILGDDLAKEGIGEALDLISRDHEFRNDFDVIIAHEATAKDVLNILTPVEKVPANKIINSLRTSQKAWGSTISINIDELVSTLSSNEKSPLIPAIEIQGDAALGMSKANINKVETPVILKYAGLAVFKGDKYVGLLTDKESQSVSFLSDKIQSTIEIIACPKGGTIATEITKSKTKIKGKFEKDAPKINVHIEVEQNVGEVECKINLTSHKNIDYVNKKTEELIKKRIEKTITTIQQTYRADIFGFGEELHRADPEKWKKIKNDWPTIFQDLPVNVEVHVRTKGLGTMQNSFLNKKKKE; this is encoded by the coding sequence ATGTCAAAATTTAAAACTATATGCTTACTTTTGATTGTTTCTTTATTTTTAAGTGGTTGCTGGAGTAAACGAGAACTCAATGAATTAGCAATTGTCTCGGCACTAGGAATAGATAAAGTAGATGATGAATTCGATGTAACTGTTCAAATAGTGGTTCCTGGTGAAATTTCATCTAAAGCTCCTACTAGTGGGCGATCACCTGTTATTACCCATCATGCAAAGGGCAAAACTATCTTCGAAGCTATCCGAAAAATGACAACATTATCGACAAGGAAGATTTATTTTGCCCATACACAAGTAGTTATTTTGGGGGATGATTTGGCGAAAGAAGGAATTGGCGAGGCATTAGATTTAATTTCTAGAGATCATGAATTCAGAAATGATTTCGATGTTATCATTGCTCACGAGGCAACTGCAAAAGACGTCTTAAATATATTAACACCCGTTGAAAAAGTACCTGCTAATAAAATTATTAATTCACTTAGGACATCTCAAAAAGCTTGGGGTTCTACGATTTCCATTAATATTGATGAATTAGTAAGTACTTTAAGTAGTAACGAAAAAAGTCCACTCATCCCTGCCATTGAAATACAAGGGGATGCAGCATTAGGAATGAGTAAAGCCAATATTAATAAAGTAGAAACGCCAGTGATATTAAAGTATGCCGGATTAGCAGTATTCAAAGGAGATAAATACGTTGGGCTTTTAACAGATAAAGAAAGTCAAAGTGTAAGTTTTTTAAGTGACAAAATACAAAGTACAATTGAAATTATTGCTTGTCCTAAGGGAGGTACAATAGCAACAGAAATTACGAAATCAAAAACAAAAATAAAGGGTAAGTTTGAAAAAGATGCGCCCAAAATTAATGTTCATATAGAAGTTGAGCAAAATGTTGGAGAAGTAGAATGTAAAATCAACCTTACTTCCCATAAAAATATTGATTACGTAAATAAAAAAACGGAAGAACTTATTAAAAAACGAATCGAAAAAACAATCACTACAATTCAGCAAACTTATCGAGCCGATATTTTTGGATTTGGTGAAGAACTACACCGGGCAGATCCTGAAAAATGGAAAAAAATTAAAAATGACTGGCCAACCATATTCCAAGATCTACCGGTTAATGTTGAAGTACATGTCAGAACAAAAGGACTAGGAACAATGCAAAATTCATTTTTGAATAAGAAAAAGAAGGAATAA